One genomic window of Meriones unguiculatus strain TT.TT164.6M chromosome 13 unlocalized genomic scaffold, Bangor_MerUng_6.1 Chr13_unordered_Scaffold_39, whole genome shotgun sequence includes the following:
- the LOC132651060 gene encoding zinc finger protein ZFP2-like — RTHTGEKPYECNQCGKAFAENSTLLSHKGTHTGEKPYECNQCGKAFAENSTLLSHKRTHTGEKPYECNQCGKAFPQKSHLISHKRTHTGEKPYECNQCGKAFAENSTLLRHKRTHTGEKPYECNQCGKAFAENSTLLSHKRTH, encoded by the coding sequence agaacacatactggagagaaaccttatgaatgtaaccagtgtggtaaagcctttgcagaaaacagtactctcttaagccataaaggaacacacactggagagaaaccttatgaatgtaaccagtgtggtaaagcctttgcagaaaacagtactctcttaagccataaaagaacacacactggagagaaaccttatgaatgtaaccagtgtggtaaagcctttccacaaaaaagtcatctcataagccataaaagaacacacactggagagaaaccttatgaatgtaaccagtgtggtaaagcctttgcagaaaacagtactctcttaagacataaaagaacacatactggagagaaaccttatgaatgtaaccagtgtggtaaagcctttgcagaaaacagtactctcttaagccataaaagaacacac